The following coding sequences lie in one Candidatus Schekmanbacteria bacterium RIFCSPLOWO2_02_FULL_38_14 genomic window:
- a CDS encoding nicotinate (nicotinamide) nucleotide adenylyltransferase, whose protein sequence is MGIGILGGTFNPIHFGHLRAAEEVREEFNLQKIIFVPSAQPPHKNLKNIIPSNYRKEMVEIAIKGNPFFEVSAIEINREGNSYTIDTICDIKKNYKEDIFLISGVDTFKEFSTWRSVEELVKSCHFIVTSRPGRDLESLVSVLSNTVTKRFPSIVFSYEGVKGRSSVFNISSSSYKMFSMEITGLDLSATAIRENISKGKSIRYLTPAEVEEYIKENNLYK, encoded by the coding sequence ATGGGCATTGGTATTTTAGGCGGTACTTTTAATCCGATTCATTTTGGCCATCTAAGAGCTGCTGAGGAGGTTCGCGAAGAGTTTAATCTTCAAAAAATTATCTTTGTGCCTTCTGCTCAGCCTCCTCACAAAAACCTGAAAAATATAATTCCAAGCAATTACAGAAAAGAAATGGTTGAAATAGCAATTAAGGGGAATCCTTTCTTTGAAGTCTCAGCAATCGAAATCAACCGTGAAGGGAATTCTTATACAATAGATACCATATGTGATATTAAAAAAAACTATAAAGAAGATATTTTTTTAATTTCAGGTGTTGATACATTTAAGGAATTCTCCACATGGAGAAGCGTTGAGGAACTTGTTAAGAGTTGTCACTTTATAGTTACTTCAAGGCCCGGAAGAGACTTGGAGTCCCTTGTGAGTGTTCTTTCAAATACAGTAACCAAGCGTTTTCCATCAATAGTTTTCAGCTATGAGGGTGTCAAAGGGAGAAGTTCGGTTTTTAATATTTCTTCTAGTTCTTACAAAATGTTTTCTATGGAAATCACAGGACTTGATCTATCTGCAACTGCAATAAGAGAGAATATTTCAAAGGGCAAATCAATAAGGTATTTGACTCCTGCTGAGGTTGAGGAATATATAAAAGAGAACAACTTATATAAATAG
- a CDS encoding glutamate-5-semialdehyde dehydrogenase → MEIKELVSQKGKLAKKASRELATLSTGVKNNALLKMADELEKGAARILEANKGDLENAQKQKFPKAFIDRLFLNKERIKDIASGLKEIAKLPDPVGEGTKMWQRPNGMRIGKIRVPIGVIGVIYESRPGVTADAAGLCLKSGNSVILRGGSESINSNRAIAGILSNAATSSGIPEGAVQIMEMTEREAVTELLKLDTYIDLIIPRGGEELIRFIRENSTIPFVRHDKGLCHTFVDRDANIEMAEKICFNAKVQRPGVCNAMETLLVHKDIAGKFLPLMVKKYKDAGVEIRGCSRTKGVVSDIKDATEDDWRTEYLELILSVKIVDSVEEAISHISDYGSGHSEAIITSNYFNAQKFLREVDASSVFVNASTRLADGNQYGLGAEMGISTQKLHCRGPMGLEDLTSQKYIIYGDGQVRQ, encoded by the coding sequence ATGGAGATTAAGGAACTCGTTTCACAAAAAGGCAAACTTGCAAAAAAGGCGTCAAGAGAGCTTGCAACTCTTTCAACAGGAGTTAAAAACAATGCTCTTTTAAAAATGGCAGATGAGCTTGAAAAAGGGGCAGCAAGGATTCTTGAAGCTAACAAAGGTGATCTTGAGAATGCGCAGAAGCAGAAATTTCCAAAAGCATTCATTGACAGATTATTCCTTAATAAGGAGAGGATAAAGGATATAGCATCAGGATTAAAAGAAATAGCCAAGCTTCCTGACCCGGTAGGGGAGGGAACAAAGATGTGGCAAAGACCAAACGGAATGCGGATAGGGAAAATCAGGGTGCCAATAGGCGTAATTGGGGTTATCTATGAATCAAGGCCCGGAGTTACAGCAGATGCTGCAGGGCTCTGCCTTAAGTCAGGGAACAGCGTTATTCTTAGAGGCGGTTCTGAGTCAATTAATTCTAACAGGGCAATAGCAGGAATTTTATCAAATGCAGCAACAAGCAGCGGAATACCGGAAGGAGCAGTTCAGATTATGGAGATGACTGAAAGAGAGGCAGTAACTGAACTTCTTAAGCTTGATACATATATAGACCTTATAATCCCTCGTGGCGGAGAGGAGTTAATAAGGTTTATAAGGGAAAATTCAACAATTCCTTTTGTAAGACATGATAAGGGATTGTGCCATACATTTGTTGATAGAGATGCAAATATTGAAATGGCAGAGAAAATTTGTTTTAATGCAAAAGTTCAAAGACCGGGAGTATGCAATGCAATGGAGACACTCCTTGTCCATAAGGATATTGCAGGAAAGTTTCTTCCTTTAATGGTAAAAAAATATAAAGATGCAGGTGTTGAAATCAGGGGGTGTAGCAGGACAAAAGGTGTTGTCAGCGATATAAAGGATGCAACAGAGGATGACTGGAGGACAGAATACCTTGAATTGATACTATCAGTAAAAATAGTAGATTCTGTTGAAGAGGCAATATCGCATATTTCAGATTACGGGTCAGGGCATTCAGAGGCTATAATAACCAGCAATTACTTCAATGCCCAGAAATTCCTTCGTGAGGTTGATGCTTCTTCTGTTTTTGTAAATGCCTCCACAAGACTTGCTGATGGTAATCAGTACGGACTTGGCGCAGAGATGGGAATAAGCACACAGAAGCTTCACTGCAGGGGTCCTATGGGGCTTGAAGACTTGACTTCGCAGAAATATATAATATACGGGGATGGGCAGGTCAGGCAGTAA
- a CDS encoding ribosome silencing factor: protein MQAVQFALDKKAEEPVVFDVRKFTSIADYFFICHGNSDRQVKAITENIIEQFKNTGIKHLSAEGFGQCTWVILDYSDVIVHVFRKEERDYYNLEGLWGDATRVKIATAKKQG, encoded by the coding sequence ATTCAGGCTGTTCAGTTTGCGCTTGATAAGAAGGCAGAGGAACCGGTTGTTTTTGATGTAAGAAAGTTTACTTCAATTGCTGACTATTTTTTTATCTGCCATGGAAATTCTGACAGGCAGGTAAAGGCAATAACAGAAAATATCATTGAGCAGTTCAAAAATACCGGAATAAAACACCTTTCAGCAGAAGGTTTCGGACAATGTACTTGGGTGATACTGGATTACAGTGATGTGATTGTCCATGTGTTCAGAAAAGAAGAAAGGGATTATTATAATCTTGAAGGCTTGTGGGGGGATGCCACGAGAGTAAAAATCGCAACCGCTAAAAAGCAGGGTTAA